The genomic stretch CGGGCGGCCAGGTGGTGTCGATCCCGGTCACCGGCTCCTCCCACACGACCACCAAGCTGCTGCAGAACCCGCAGGGCACGGCTCAGATCGAGAACACCTTCTACGACGGTGTCGTGGACTGGGCCGACGGGCGGTTCTTCATCTCCGCCGGCCGGCTGAACGGCAGCGACCAGTCGAAGGAGAAGCTGATCATGGCCTTCGGCAACTGAGCCCACCGCGCCGGCCCAGCGGGCCCAGCGGGCCAGCCAACCGAGCCATCTGAGCCGCCCGAGCCAGCCGAGCCATCTGAGCCGCCGTCCCGGCTTCCCCCTGTCCGTAGCGAATCCCTTCCGGCTTCCGAGCCTCACCGAGGTACCCGTCCCATGACCCAGCCGCCCCCTCCGCCGCCGAACCAGCCCCCGCAGCAGGGCGGTTTCGGCCCCCCGAACCCGCAGCAGCCGCCCCAGCCGGCTCAGCCACCTCAGCCGCAGCAGCCTCCGCAGCCCCCTCAGCCGCAGCCCGGCTATGGCTACCCGCAGGCCGCACCGGCCCCGCAGCCACCGCAGCCTCCGCAGCCGGGTTACGGCTACCCCGGCGGGCAGCAGCCCCCGTACGGCCAGCAGCTCCCGGCCCAGGGCCAGCAGCCGCCGGCGTACGGCTACCCCGGCCAGCCGCAGAACCCGTACGCGCAGCCCGCGCAGCCGGGTTATGGCTATCCGGGCCAGCCTCCGACCGCGCCGATGCATCCGCAGCCGGGGCAGAGCGGCGGCGGGCGGAACAACACCACGCTGCTCATCGTCGTCGCGGCGGTCGTGGCCATCGCGCTGATCGTCGCCGGCGGCTTCTGGTACGCCAACTCCTCCGGAGGCGGCGACAAGACGCACGACGCCGCCTCCTCCAGCGGCGGCACCGGCGGCAAGAACGGCAGCGGCGGCGGCACCGGGGGCACGGGCGGCAAGGAGAAGGTGCCGGCCAACCCCGCGGCCCACGTGCTGTTCCAGGTCCCGCTGCCCACCGCGGACGGCGCGGTCAGCACCGCGGGTTCGTGGCTGACGGACAAGGTCTACGCCAAGAGCGGCCTCGCCGAGATCGTCGGCTACGACCCGGTCAAGGGCACCAAGTTGTGGACGATCCCGCTGCCCGGCCCGGTCTGTGCGGCCAGCCCGCACGCCACGGCCGACGGCAAGACCGCGATCGTCTACCAGCCGAAGTGGAACACGAAGAAGAACATCGCCGGGTGCACACAGATCTCCGCGATCGATCTCAACGCGGGCAAAAAGCTGTGGACACAGTCGGTCAAGTCCGGTGATTCTCCTATCAATTACCAGAATGTGACGGTCGCTCAGCGCACCGTTGCGGTCGGCGACAGCAACGGCGCCGCCGCCTTCGACATCGACTCGGACAAGCCGCTGTGGCTGCCGAAGCCGGGCGACAACTGCTACGACGCGGGCTACGGCGGTGGCGACAAGCTGGTCGCGGTGCGCAAATGCGGTGACTCCGCCAACGGACAGCTGCTCATCCAGACGCTCGACCCGAAGACTGGGAAGGTGATCTCCGAGTACAAGATGGACTCGGGCATCCAGTACGCCTCCATCGTCTCCACCGACCCGCTGGTGGTGGCCGCCGACGTGGGCGACAGCGCCGGTGACGGCAGTGAGGTCTCGGACTACTTCTCCATCGACAGCAAGACCGGCAAGCTGCTCGCCCACATTTCCGCGCCGGGCAAGACCTACGGCGGCAAGTGCGACGGCATCTACCGCATCGAGGCCTGCAAGTCGATCGTCGCGGGCAACGGCAAGCTGTACGTGCCGACCGAGGAGCACGACGGCAGCGGCGGCGCACTGAACAGCACCAACGAGATCGTCTCCTTCGACCTGAACACCGGCAAGCCGACCGGCCAGCGCCTGGAGGCCGGCGACGGCTATCTGCTGAGCCCGCTGCGCATGGACGGCGGCAACCTGATCGCCTACAAGAAGCCGCCGTACGACAAGGGCGGGCAGGTCGTCAGCATCGACGGCGGGTCCTTCAAGGCGACCAAGCTGCTGGAGAACCCGGCCCTGGACGACGCGCAGAATGCGGAGGCCAACATGCTGCCGGAGGACTCGGAGATCCTCTTCGGCGACGGGCGTCTGTACATGTCGCAGATCTACGCCAAGGAGAAGGGCTGGTCGTCGGACGGCAAGGAGGATCTGGCGGTCGCCTACGGCACGAACGGCTGACCGCTGGCCGACGCCCTCGCACCTCTCGCCCGAATGGGTGACATACCAAGAAGTGCCCCGGATTTCATCGATCCGGGGCACTTCTCATCAAGAGGGGCAGCAATACGTCGAACAAGCGTGTAGCTTCCGGGGGCATGAAGGGCGGGGTGCCGGGGGGCCCTCTGTCCTTGCGGACCGCTGGACGTCCATAGTGGGGCATCCATGGGGGGGACTGGGGGGTTGCTCTATGGGAGTACGGCTCATGGTCGTCGACGACCACCGCCTGCTCGCGGAGGCGCTGGCGTCGGCGCTGAAGCTGCGCGGGCACCGGGTGCTCGCCGCGGCGGCGCCGGCCGCGGGTGCGGCGGACCTGGTGATCGCGCGCGCGCCGGAGGTGTGTCTGCTGGGCACGGCGGCGCCGGCCGAACCGGGTGCGTTCGACCCGGTGGCGAAGATCAAGCGGGAGCGGCCGCAGGTGGCGGTGGTGGTGCTCGGGCCCGTGCCGTCGCCGCGGGGTATCGCGGCGGCGTTCGCCGCGGGAGCCTCGGGGTACGTGCGGCACGACGAGCGGATAGAGGGGGTCGAGCGGGCGATCATGAAGGCGCGGTCGGGGGAGGCCGCGGTGGCTCCGCAGTTGCTGCAGGGGGCGTTCGGGGAGCTGCTCAATCCGTCGGCCCAGCCGGATGACGAGGCTCAGCGGTTGCTGCGCATGCTGACGCCCCGGGAGGTGGAGGTGCTGGTGCGGGTGGCCGACGGGGAGGACACGCGGCTGATCGCGGCCGGGATGGGGATCGCGCCGAGTACGGCGCGGACGCATGTGCAGCGGGTGCTGATGAAGCTGGGGGTGGGGTCGCGCCTGGAGGCGGCGGCGCTGGCCGCGCGGACGGGTCTCCTGGACCGAGCGGGACCCCTGAACCCCGGTTCCGAATAATCCACCGCAGCTACGGCGCGAATGCGGGTGCGGCGGCGCAACTCCCCAAGGGGCGCGGGGAACTGCGCGATCAGCCACGACGGACCCGCGGCCGGGGACGGCCCGCACCGCTACGGCGGAAACCGTCCCCGGCCGGCGGTCACTTCTCCGGCGAACCCTCCGGAGGAAGCGGCGGAGGCGCCGCAGGCCTGAGCTTCAGCCAGGTCAGGAAGAAGATGCCCAGCAGCAGCATGCCGATGCCGGTCCAGAGGTTGATGTTGATGCCCTGGGCCTTGTCGATGGCGGACCGGGAGTCGGTGATGCCGGTGATCGTGACGATGACGCCGTACACCACGAACAGGCCGCCGATGATGCGGCGCAGGTCGAAGATGCGGGCCGCGGTCGCGGACTTGCTCTCCAGCTCGGTGACTTCCCGCTGGACGTCCTCCTCGCTGT from Streptomyces roseochromogenus subsp. oscitans DS 12.976 encodes the following:
- a CDS encoding PQQ-binding-like beta-propeller repeat protein, which translates into the protein MTQPPPPPPNQPPQQGGFGPPNPQQPPQPAQPPQPQQPPQPPQPQPGYGYPQAAPAPQPPQPPQPGYGYPGGQQPPYGQQLPAQGQQPPAYGYPGQPQNPYAQPAQPGYGYPGQPPTAPMHPQPGQSGGGRNNTTLLIVVAAVVAIALIVAGGFWYANSSGGGDKTHDAASSSGGTGGKNGSGGGTGGTGGKEKVPANPAAHVLFQVPLPTADGAVSTAGSWLTDKVYAKSGLAEIVGYDPVKGTKLWTIPLPGPVCAASPHATADGKTAIVYQPKWNTKKNIAGCTQISAIDLNAGKKLWTQSVKSGDSPINYQNVTVAQRTVAVGDSNGAAAFDIDSDKPLWLPKPGDNCYDAGYGGGDKLVAVRKCGDSANGQLLIQTLDPKTGKVISEYKMDSGIQYASIVSTDPLVVAADVGDSAGDGSEVSDYFSIDSKTGKLLAHISAPGKTYGGKCDGIYRIEACKSIVAGNGKLYVPTEEHDGSGGALNSTNEIVSFDLNTGKPTGQRLEAGDGYLLSPLRMDGGNLIAYKKPPYDKGGQVVSIDGGSFKATKLLENPALDDAQNAEANMLPEDSEILFGDGRLYMSQIYAKEKGWSSDGKEDLAVAYGTNG
- a CDS encoding helix-turn-helix transcriptional regulator, whose amino-acid sequence is MGVRLMVVDDHRLLAEALASALKLRGHRVLAAAAPAAGAADLVIARAPEVCLLGTAAPAEPGAFDPVAKIKRERPQVAVVVLGPVPSPRGIAAAFAAGASGYVRHDERIEGVERAIMKARSGEAAVAPQLLQGAFGELLNPSAQPDDEAQRLLRMLTPREVEVLVRVADGEDTRLIAAGMGIAPSTARTHVQRVLMKLGVGSRLEAAALAARTGLLDRAGPLNPGSE